Sequence from the uncultured Flavobacterium sp. genome:
AATGCCAAACATATCCGAAAAGCATTAATCCAAATACATTTTTATAACCTAACACAATTGCTTTCCAATGTTCTGGTTCGAAAGTCAACTGACCAATATTATTGATTACTTGTAATGCTGTTTCGAAATCTCTGGCGCGGAAAAAGATCCAACAGAAAACTACAAAATGGAATGTAATTACGATTGAAAAGAATTTCCATAAAAAACCTGAACCTTTACCGTCTTTTTTGGAAGGGAAAAATTCCATGAAAATTTTATGTACTGCTAATGCTAATCCGTGTAATGCTCCCCAAACAATAAATTGTGCTCCTGCTCCATGCCATAATCCTCCTAAAAGCATTGTGGTAAACAAATTGAAATTGGTTACCAACGTTTGATTTTTTTTCTTCGAAAGTAAAAATGTCAAACAAAAGAGAACTAATGCTCCAATTGCAATTCCTAACGGAATATAACTCACGCTTACGTTTGAAATTCCCCAAAGCAATAATCCAAAGAAAAATAAACTTGGAAATAAATATCCTGCGAATGTTCCTTCTCTGTTTCCTCCAATAGAGATATACAAGAAATCTTTTAACCAGGTTGAAAGCGAAATATGCCATCTTCTCCAGAAATCTGTTATTGAAGTTGATTTGTATGGCGTTCTAAAGTTGGCTGGTAATTTGAATCCTAATAACAAAGCGATTCCGATTGCCATATCTGAATATCCTGAAAAGTCACAATAAATTTGAATCGCATATCCGTAAGATGCCATTAAATTTTCGAATGACGTATAATTCATTGGCGTATCAAAAACACGGTCAACGAAGTTTATAGAAATGTAATTTGAGATTACGGTTTTCTTGATTAATCCGCCAATGATTAAAAACAAAGCATTGTTAACATCTTGCTTCGTTAGATTTAATTTTTGATAAATCTGCGGCAAGAAATCTTTTGCTCTAACGATTGGTCCGGCAACTAATTGCGGGAAAAACGAAACGAAAAATAAATATTCGATATAGTTTTTTGTCGGTTTAATTTCTTCACGATAAATCTCAATAATATAACTCATCGATTGAAAGGTATAAAACGAAATTCCAACAGGAAGAAAAACATCATGAAGCTGATAATTACCATGAAACATATCATTGAATGTCACAATCATGAAATTCATGTACTTGAAATACCCAAGTAATCCTAAATTCAGGATCACACTTATTACAAGATAAATTTTCTTTGTACTGTCTTTTGTTGTTTTAAAAATAATCTGACTCAGGCCATAATCGACAACAGATGAAAGCAACAATAACAGAAAGTAAATTCCGCTTGACTTATAATAAAAGAAAAGCGAGAAGAGAATAACATACGTTAATCTCAAATAAAATGTCTTGCGTAAAAAAGCATACACAAAATAAAAAACCAAAAACAGTCCTAAGAATAAACCTGTGTTAAACAATAATTTTTCCTCGGGATTGTATATAAACCAACTTTTAGCTTGTTCTAAGGTAATTGCACCAAAATTTTGAACAAACCAATCATTTATGCTATCAATTGTAATCAACTTAATTCTTTAATTTAAAATTATTGTATGCGCTTAAAAATGCCTGTGTAAACAAATTTCCTTGTTTTTCGTATCCGTTTTTAGAATAATGAACCCAATCCGGTCCAATTAATCCTTGAGTTTTTAATTGATTAATTCCGTGCATTCCGCCAAATTCATCATATAAATCCCAAACGGCAATATTATCCGTTTCGGCAATTTGAATTATACTTCTCGCATAATCAAATATGTAAGTATTAGTTCTTCTTCCTTTAAG
This genomic interval carries:
- a CDS encoding MBOAT family O-acyltransferase is translated as MITIDSINDWFVQNFGAITLEQAKSWFIYNPEEKLLFNTGLFLGLFLVFYFVYAFLRKTFYLRLTYVILFSLFFYYKSSGIYFLLLLLSSVVDYGLSQIIFKTTKDSTKKIYLVISVILNLGLLGYFKYMNFMIVTFNDMFHGNYQLHDVFLPVGISFYTFQSMSYIIEIYREEIKPTKNYIEYLFFVSFFPQLVAGPIVRAKDFLPQIYQKLNLTKQDVNNALFLIIGGLIKKTVISNYISINFVDRVFDTPMNYTSFENLMASYGYAIQIYCDFSGYSDMAIGIALLLGFKLPANFRTPYKSTSITDFWRRWHISLSTWLKDFLYISIGGNREGTFAGYLFPSLFFFGLLLWGISNVSVSYIPLGIAIGALVLFCLTFLLSKKKNQTLVTNFNLFTTMLLGGLWHGAGAQFIVWGALHGLALAVHKIFMEFFPSKKDGKGSGFLWKFFSIVITFHFVVFCWIFFRARDFETALQVINNIGQLTFEPEHWKAIVLGYKNVFGLMLFGYVWHFLPEVITDKMKFVFDKTPLLGKAIILGFVYWIVYATAVAGSQPFIYFQF